In Anopheles arabiensis isolate DONGOLA chromosome 2, AaraD3, whole genome shotgun sequence, the genomic window ATAATTACCAGACCAGACTAGGGCAGATCAGGCCAAGGATACGCAGAACGTCACGAGCTACAAAAACAcgttgtaaaacaaacaaacaatcgtacgaataaaaaataaatgtttataaATATGCAAGTCTCTACGCGCGGGGAGagagaattaaattaaaaaaaaaacgaacagttTCACAGAGATCATCAGTTGCAAAATTGCgtatcattttcatcatcgtTCACCGTCATCACTACCATTAGCGGTCACTGTTCCGCCGCCACGACCGCGGCGAGGGTTTGGATGGGGCCCGTGGACAGTGTCCAGAGGGTTCCATACAATCAGGAATCCCCCTTAAACCATGCACAACAGCACAAGGCTTAATTAACCTTGTCATATCGGTTTCCAAAGGGGAAGAAAGGCTTCAAAACATTGGCAAAGTATGCTTTCACCGCTTGTGAAGAAAAAGAGCCCGGTAACGATGCTGCCGTAAACGATCGTGCCAAGGCGCACGGTCGCGTCTTAAAAGCTCGTAGCTCACAACGGGGTCAAAAACAGTCAAGATTGTTCCGCCGCTTGGTATCACATTTGCTCTGCTGCACTAAGCGGGAGACTGAGAAGCGTGTAGGAAAAGTATAACAACACACATTGCAGGGCTCGCTGCTGGCCTTCGGTGACGATCGATCGACTCGTGGGTAACTCTACGTGGGGAGGGTCGTACGCGTTCAGATGTGACCACGGCTCCCATATGCTTATCGAAACCCGCTTTTTTGCCCGCTCGATGCTTGGCGTACGTGTAAACGGGGGCGATAGGGGTGTTTTCGTTTAGTAATTTTAGTTGGTAGTTGGTAAAATTGGTAAATAGGAGCATTAGCTGGTGAGGGAGGGAAAAATGTGGCTGTTTTCTAGGCCGGTGCAGTCGATGCTGGTACATCAGGATTCTCCTCTAACATGCATAACCTCCAACTCCAACCGCCGGTATCGTCATACAACCCGCTTTTAATTGTAGGTAAACATACACAGTAGGTACCaacgcgtgagtgtgtgtgtgtgtttcgagcACTTGTATCTGCTTGTGGCCTTATTTATGCTTGCTTCATAATCTTCGTTTACCGATTATACCCCTCGTTACTTATTCTCCTATGTTACAAttacatacactcacacacagatagACAGaatttgcgtttgtttgttttgttaatgttgtttttttttgtttttgcgctgTTTATCGCTTGCAGTAGAGAATTTACGTTTACGAATTACGTTTATACGTTTTTACTTGTGTTTTGCTTAGGTTTTtgcttgtgttgttgtttgctgttgattACTTATGATGCTGTTACTAACAATATGCTTTCGCCTTTTGCCTTCTGCCTTCACCTTCCAGCGATGTACGCTTGGTTTTGTGATAACTTCTTCCTTACTTACATcctgcatgtttttttcttcctcttcttcacATAACTGACAACGCGTTAGTGGCgagcttttgcttcttttttgcccTTGCTTCTCTTTATTTTTAACCCTTCCTTTTGCATTTGAGTCGGTGTCGGCATTTATCGCCCTCGCTTCATTAAACTTATTGGCagtgggttttattttttaatttttccattttttgctcCTCCATTTTGCatttccctttccccttctcGAATTGCAGATCTTTTGTGTTACATCTTTGTAATCTTCTTtttgcgtacgtgtgtgtttgtttaaataCCCTTATTTCACATTTCTTCGGCACAGCGAACGGGTTCGAGATCATTCGGTACGGCGGTCGTGCCGCGGCGGTAACGatcgatggaggcgcccagtcACTCTCACGCTCACCACCAGCACACGAACGGCGATCCTTCCATCGCGATCCTCACACTCCCCACTTCCTTCCGGATATTTTgagtgtttgttgctgttttctgGGGGGAATCTGGGTGTGTGAGGTTTacattgtttgatgttttgattatcGGACGGTATATTTGTCAGAAGATTGTATCAGTTCAGCCGCTGGCAGGATCGCGAGTTGAGTCCGGTTGTCCGGGCGGACGAGTGACGATTGGCACAGTGAAGGCGACCGATCGCGCTTGCTTGGTGAATTAAATAAGTCAAGACAAGTGACTTGAAAACATTTGCTAGCGCAATGTCACGCGCTTCCGTCCAAAAGTCCGGGGCGCCTCCATCATGCCATGGTAGTGTGGCTAATGCCGTGCGGTACGACCAGTTACCCCTGGCCAGTTCGATGTCACCCAATCGGTTGGctttgtagatttttttttttcgtttgctttttatcttgttttttttgtttatccgcatgttAAAACTAAATCAGCCTTTGATGTCTTGTGGTTTTCgtattttcgttttcttttgtttgttttttttttcttctcttaactctctctatcgctctcttgtgttttgttttaaagatCTTTTGCTTCTcgtaattgtgtgtgtttttttccttttcactgCGTTTATCGTTTCGCAGTGTAGTCTTAACTattgggtgtttttttaatttctctcTGTCTGATGTTTTACTTCTTACTACTCTCTACTTacggtttttgcttttatccATCGTCGATGAgctggtttggttggttggttagtTGGCTGGCTGCGTTCTATCTGCGCCGCCAATGTTAAGTGGTTTGTTGCTGGCACCATGTCTGTTGCGGACGGTTGCAACGTTGTGCCGGAAGGGTGTTCATTTGTTGCGATGGTTTCGCTCGCAAGTACTAAATTGGTTGCACCCCTATGAGGCTGCCTCGATGACACACGTCGTACCTGGCACGCTGTAACGGTGGCGGCCGATCGCATCAGACCACCATGCCGTGGGCGCGCGGACGCGGATGCTGCGGTTGTGCGTACTGCACGCTGAGCCGGTGCTGAGCCGGCTGGCTGTGTTGGTTGTGTAGGAGCAGCGACGATGCGGTTGCGGTCAGTGGCGGCTGGGACTGCAGCTGGATCACCTGCTTGACCATCGCCACCGCGGACGACGGACAGGACAATGAGGGCGCGGAAgaagacgacgatgacgaggacgacgacgaggacgacgacgacgacgatatCCACAGCGACTGTGAGGACGATGGCGAAGTAGACGGGGCAGCGTTGGCGTTGCCAGCCGATGCCCCACTCGGCCCGACGACTGCCGACGGGTGCAACTTGGCGCTGCCGCTACTGCccgctggtggtggcggtggtggtggtggcgctgctgctgctttgcggTTGCCGGCGGACGGCTTGGATCAGTCGCCAAATCGACTGCACGCCTTCTTCCACTTGCACTGGGTGCACCACTGATCCTTGTGGTCCATGCCGTACACCTTGCGGCACTTCTTGTTCTCGCCGCGCGTCCTCCGGTTCGGCGACACGGGCGAACGGTGCTGGCCGCTGCCCGCACTGCCcacgctgctgccgccgccgctcgagcccgggctgctgctgtacgAGCCGAGCGCGATGGCGCCGGTGGCGCCGGCCGCACCCGCCAGCAGCTGGTGGTAGGCGGCGGTACCGTTGCTGCCACTGCCCGCACCCGGCGACAGCTGGATGtggccgagctgctgctgatggtgctgctgctgctgctgggcggccTGCGCCTGATAGTGGTGCTGGTAGTTCGGCGACGGGTACGGATACGAGGCCGACGGTCGGGGCGACAGCCGCACGTGCTTCTGGGGTGACGTCTAACcattggaaagaaagagagaaatggtGAGCAATTGGTTGCGTGGGAGCGGATATTAACGCCGATGGACCGATGGGATGGCTTACCGGGCTAACCTGCGACCAGGTGTAGTTGTGGTGAATCAGCGGCGAGACGCTGCTGTGCGGGTTGACCGCAccgttgctggtgctgccattgctgttgctgctgctgctgctgccgttcgaGCCGCCATTGCTGGCCGACGAGGTGCCGTTGGAGCCGCTCAGAGCCGCCACCGTGAGGCCGGCCGGCAGTGGTGGCTTGATGGAGGcgatctgctgctgttgggcctggtgttgctgttgctgctgctgtgcagcctgctgctgctgctgttgctgttgctgctggaggGCCTGCGATTGCGAGAGCAATCCCTGCCGGTAGGTGCCAACAATCTGGCGCTGGTACTCGGGATCCTCGTGCGGGGGACGTGCCATGTCGCGATGGCTCAGCGTCGGTGGCGAGGGTGGATTCGGCGCGCTCTCGTCGCTCTCATCCTCGGTTTCGGTGAAGAAGAAATCCTCCTCGTCGCTGTACTCGTTCGGCTTGCGGGGGCTGTTGTATTTCGGTGCGGTGCGGGGGAAAAAACGGGCGTTACATTAGAAGCGTTACAAGCCGCGGTTTGGAGGTAACACTTCCAAAGCGTGCCGCTCACTTACCCAAGATGTGCGTTCCTAACGTGTTGAGTGATTTCCGTACATGTAGTGTAGATGACGCCACAACCTTTCCAGGTGCATTTGAAAATTCGCTGACTGACCTGTAACGATGAAAAGGGGAAGCTGTTGTTAATAAAATGGCCATTTTGTAGGGTTGGTATTAAGCATATAAATCcccaaaatcaaaacacagcACGCTTATATGAAAAGATAACAGTTGCGGTAGGTACAACAGGCACTAACAATTCTTACATTTCGCACTTTCGGCTTGAACACTTGCGTCCTGCGGGCGACGCAGGACCGCGACATCAACACTTGGCCGCTGGCCATGATGACCCGCTAACACGCTTACACTGTTTGAATCCTTCTTTCGCTCACTCACaaactccctctctctctctttctctcactctctatgATTCTCTCTGTTTTTACCTTGCCATCCACCAATGGCACCAGAGGAAACTCTGTTTCGTGTGACGCAGCTTCGCGTAGCTACGTCGTTGCCGCTTGCGTAGCGTCACGTTACTGGCGGGTCGCGTTACAAGCGTACCCGGTGGAGGCCGCTGCGCTTCCTCTCTCACGCGCTAAGGATCCCATCGGCCCTCCCACCTCCACGAGCCCGGCCCGAAACCCGAAAGCTCCGCCGTTACTCGGCGTTATTCGTCGGGGGCTGTTCGTCGTCCCCAAAAGCAAGCCGAACCCGCGAACCGGAAGCAGATCTTCCTTCCCTCACGTCTCGTttatgtgtacgtgtgtgtgtgtgtgtgtgtgaattgcACGCGAATGGGGTCGCGGATGCGAAAATGTACTCCTTCAACTTTCCAGGGAGGAAGCGATGGCAGGTAAAGTGAGGGGGAGATGgcaataaagtttttttttgctcgcgtTCCTTCACatcattttccaccaccatccATTCGGGGTGACCTAGTTTTCCCGGTGGCAGGACGTTGGTGGGAGGGTATGGGGAAGGGCGCGAGGAAAGGGCCCTTTACATACGCTTCACCGCCCTCCCCCTCTCGCCCGCTGTAACGAGTgctcccttctctctctctctctctctccccgacataaacacaaacccacacagaTTCAGATTTGCTCATATACTTCCGCTGGTTAGCGGGCTTGTTTACGGTGTGTTACATTGTTTACTTGACACACGCTCCCTTGCGAAGGGACGACCGGGACACCAGGAACTTCACACCGACCGAAACGGCACAAAAATAGCGAAACGGTTCCTTCGGCTCTTCCGGTTTCTCGTGTCGCTTTTGGaacgctttttttctctccacagGACGAATTGCTTCTTACAGAAGGCGTCCCTTTTTCGgtggaatggaaagaaaaacctCCCACAAACGCCTTCTGCTGACATcttgatacacacacacacgcgtgtctctgaaagcaaaacattccGGTTGTGGcacacagagcgagagagagagagagagagagagagagatcccGCAGGAACGGCGTTAGTACATAAGCAGAATCATCGGCCAGAAACCGGACTACAATGTAATACAATCTCCCGTTTCTTTTTACTACGCGTCACACACACGGATCGGGGAGACTCGGACCACAGCGTGAGCGAGAGGCAAATCAAATAACAAGGGATAACGCCCGCGCCTGCACCCATCTGCACTTCCCTAATGGTCAGGTTTCGGTCCAGCAAATGCCGAAGAGTTCCGTCGCCTCCGTCGTCATCGCTTTTCAGTTGATACGATGCGAGGCACaatacacacaagcagcgcGTTTCGTCCTGGTGACCCactgcacacactcactccactctgtgtgtgtgtgtgtgttcgtttgtCCCTTTATACTCCCGATTCATCCCGTCAGCTTCCCTGTTTTGGTCGCTTGTAGAACGGAGAACGATACAACAGTATTGGTGAGTGGAATAAATTGCGCGCGCTTTCTTCATTGTAATAGCACACCCTTGCACCTCCctttacccccccccctcccctccctcttCCTTTGCTTCTATTGCAGCTAGGAAGCGCCCGAGGGAAACCCGAAcggttcgtttgtgtgtgatcaataTTCAGTGTCCGCGGTGGTTTGTTGTAACGCGCGCCCTTATGTATATGTACACACAACAAACCGAGCGCCGGTAGAGAGGCACCGGCCGGGAAAGAATCCTGTGTTGAGTTGAGTTCCCGTTCCAACGTTCCCTCCAACCTGCGCCCGAGCCGCCAAACGTTGCTCGCCTGCTCATGCGTCACCCAGTCCACGGGAAAGGGGACGCAGCCATCATGTTTTGGTTCGCCGCACCATCTGTTGGGCGAGAGGTAAATATTGCGCAGGGCCCACGGTACTATGTACTAAGGGACGCTGGGTTGCTTGGGCACTGGGCTCCCGGTCGCCCGCTCGGCTTCCGGCCGGTACCGGCCGTTACCGTGGTGGCATTCTCCCGTGCTGGGCGAAATAAACAAAGTTTCGGTACCGGCAGATGCCCAGCACAGCAGTGCCCAAGCCCCACGAAAGTAACCATCGGTTGAgcggtttgctgctgctgccagcacGAAATGGCGCCTCGGCATCCTGTGGGAACGAAGCGCTTTTGCAACTccggttccgttccgtttttgGGGTATTCGGTATTCGTTCGCACTTATCGATTGACCTACTTTTGTGCGCGGGGCAGCAACATTGTAAGTACTTACCGGGAGGCAGCAGCACCGGAATATCTGGGAAcctgtctttgtgtgtgtgtgttgtcctcCCACTACTCACACCAACTCAGCTATTTATGTGCCATGATTTGTGaccgaaaatttgtttttgtttataatttgaCGCGTTTGCGGGCGTGCGACTTCCGCCCAGTGTACGTGTGGCCCGGGGAAGTGGTGGCCCGAAACGCCTTCCTATCGGTGTGAAGCATCTTGGCCCTTTCTTTTAACAGTAGCCTCCCCTGGCGTTAGCAATACTGATTATCCTTATCGAAACCTTCCGCTTCTTAACCCGTCGGAAGGGGGTGAgggcgttgtgtgtgtgtttttctttgcgatTAGTTAGCCGTTCGGCAAAATTGGAACTGCCATAGGCTTCCCGTTGGTTCTCCGggagggaaaacttttcccagCACCGAATATATTGCCTCTAACGGTGCGAGTGAGTGcgtgtgcgcgtttcgtttctcgctttttttctctctccagATAACAGCGCGATTATTTATGCCCTATCGCAACATGGCCGTGGTTCTGGTTCTGGTGTTTACATTGTCGGTTCTGGGACTGCTGCGCTGACCTGATTTCTGGGCGTTACGCTTCATCGGCACACGGTGGTCGAGCGCTTGGGTGATTTTGGGAGACCCACCATCCCCCCCGCCCCCCGAGGGACAGTAGAAGCTCGCCCCGGTAGGCATCCGTAACGATTTGGGTAACGCTTCGCTGGCGAAAAGGTTTTTACTCTCACACAGCTCACCCAATGCGCTCCGGATATGAGATCCAATCGGAAGCCTTGCGGCGACCATACAATAAACAACAGTCCATCCACACCGTTCGGGCGCAGCAGCGTTTTAAAGATGCCAGCCAAACTGCAAGTCCACAGGCGAAAGGATAAAAAGATGCCTTTATCGCTGCCAATGCAAGCAGCCGCAAGCAGCGGAGAGGGTTAGCAACGGATGGGCTGCCTTATCGTTCGTACCTTTCACGGTTGACCTAATTTGCCGCTTCCGTTTGTAAACAAGGAGCACGGCGAGAAAAAAAGCGGGGATGAGCTAGCCCCATTGTCGTGGGGCTTTTTGCAAACGCCTTTATCACTGGAAGCAGTGGCAGTAGCAGCCTCTCCGCAGATAACATCACCGTCGATTGCTTAGCACACAAAACAATGGAGCTCGGTccttttattgctaaaattaTCCTCCGGGAACATTTACATCTATTTTGCGCCCCCCCAGCAGCGGCTAGAAACAAAAACTGCTGCCAAAAATGTGGGTCAACTATGTGCCTCGCTGAACACaccgggagggggggggggggggggcagatGGCTCGAGTTCTGACCCCGCAGAGCGCCCagaacgggtgtgtgt contains:
- the LOC120894829 gene encoding zinc finger protein 395; translation: MKKYFLNKMSTGKRLAKRSIVGTRVCAPGTDGIWYSGKIEFVKTAPDQKEPGRSPGGSFLPGLTTPARYTVLFDNAKEVARLGLAREFRETELIGRGFRTIADVKLKPGQKVFLTYNGRENTGEVIAHDDLKDEVKVRIAGATNGAAQEAPIELTKRLEEIRLLESRRSQRLAVQEKDTDFARLADMAGDRRRQSNSIDVPFSLTQQNGSRKRRPSYSQDDREYYSINDDDPMDECNAALVLMSLSCSPNSSVHGYETILGTSSGSSTTSWSTGSTSPPLSEDGHSTPPTHHYQHELNHNHHHNGRHQAAGSGGSGGRGARTTSLSTSDEGIGMEYNEDMPRKRRVSQRIFKCTWKGCGVIYTTCTEITQHVRNAHLGPRKPNEYSDEEDFFFTETEDESDESAPNPPSPPTLSHRDMARPPHEDPEYQRQIVGTYRQGLLSQSQALQQQQQQQQQQAAQQQQQQHQAQQQQIASIKPPLPAGLTVAALSGSNGTSSASNGGSNGSSSSSNSNGSTSNGAVNPHSSVSPLIHHNYTWSQVSPTSPQKHVRLSPRPSASYPYPSPNYQHHYQAQAAQQQQQHHQQQLGHIQLSPGAGSGSNGTAAYHQLLAGAAGATGAIALGSYSSSPGSSGGGSSVGSAGSGQHRSPVSPNRRTRGENKKCRKVYGMDHKDQWCTQCKWKKACSRFGD